Proteins from one Brevibacillus humidisoli genomic window:
- a CDS encoding response regulator transcription factor produces MTRETILLVEDDIEICNLLSMYLEREGFQVRLAHDDTALELVKEREPDLILLDVLLPGLNGFQLCRKLREWTDVPILFLSCKDQDEEKMLGLAIGGDDYISKLASMEEIVARVKAHLRRDRLRRKGEVKRAVRIYEGLEIDVDSCMVRLHGTPVHLSVKELQLLLLLTNHPDKVFSTEEIFQTLWGTQSYGDARTVKVHINNLRKKIEEDPTRPKSIVTIRGLGYKFVSGARLAYDKQTNRLR; encoded by the coding sequence GTGACCAGAGAAACGATCCTGCTCGTCGAGGACGATATAGAGATTTGCAATCTGTTATCGATGTATTTGGAACGAGAAGGGTTTCAGGTTCGACTGGCTCATGACGACACAGCTTTGGAGCTGGTGAAAGAGCGGGAGCCAGACTTGATCCTGCTCGATGTGCTGTTGCCGGGACTAAACGGGTTTCAGCTTTGCCGCAAACTACGCGAATGGACCGATGTACCGATATTATTTCTGAGCTGCAAGGATCAAGACGAGGAAAAGATGTTAGGCTTGGCTATTGGGGGAGATGATTATATCTCCAAACTGGCCAGCATGGAAGAGATCGTAGCACGGGTAAAAGCGCATCTCCGCCGTGATCGCCTCAGAAGAAAAGGAGAGGTCAAACGAGCTGTGCGAATCTATGAAGGATTGGAAATCGATGTCGACAGCTGCATGGTCAGGTTACATGGTACGCCTGTCCACCTTTCTGTCAAAGAATTGCAGTTGCTGCTGCTTCTGACAAACCACCCGGACAAGGTGTTCAGCACAGAGGAGATCTTTCAAACATTGTGGGGTACGCAGAGCTACGGCGATGCGCGAACAGTGAAGGTACATATCAACAATCTTCGCAAGAAAATAGAAGAAGATCCTACCCGCCCCAAATCCATCGTCACGATTCGCGGGCTAGGGTACAAATTTGTCAGCGGAGCTAGGTTGGCTTATGACAAACAGACCAATCGCCTTCGCTAG
- the ctaG gene encoding cytochrome c oxidase assembly factor CtaG has protein sequence MSLQSLLSAYDFQLVWTPEVLLLTVVLATVYLLVTGRFRLYLTEASPVPLGKKLLFLSGLVFFYLGLGSPLSLIGHFMFSVHMLQQAMLYLIMPPLLLLGTPNWLIGLVIRLPLLSKLVPVITHPVLTLVLFNGLFSLYHMPSIFDAVMQSFALTTFFRLALLFTAFLMWLPIIAPLPEFERLSDLRKMGYMFLNGVLLTPACALIIFAGVPLYDTYIKGTALFCTPFYAVPLQGPKLLSVISTLDDQQLGGVMMKLVQEVTYGSALAYIFFRWFRREREDDLTDLADPQKE, from the coding sequence ATGTCGCTGCAATCTCTCTTGTCAGCCTACGATTTTCAACTTGTCTGGACACCTGAGGTGCTGCTGCTCACAGTGGTGCTGGCAACAGTATACCTCCTGGTCACGGGACGGTTCCGCCTCTATCTGACTGAGGCGTCCCCCGTCCCACTAGGTAAAAAACTATTGTTTTTGAGCGGCTTGGTTTTCTTCTATCTTGGATTGGGCAGTCCGTTGAGTCTGATTGGCCACTTTATGTTTAGTGTCCACATGCTTCAGCAAGCGATGCTGTATTTGATCATGCCTCCATTGCTGTTGTTGGGTACGCCCAACTGGTTGATAGGGTTGGTTATTCGTCTGCCGCTTCTGTCAAAGCTGGTACCAGTGATTACCCACCCTGTCCTGACACTTGTGCTTTTTAACGGACTTTTTTCGCTCTATCACATGCCAAGCATTTTTGATGCGGTGATGCAAAGCTTTGCCTTGACCACCTTTTTCCGGTTAGCGCTGCTGTTCACAGCATTTTTGATGTGGCTGCCGATCATCGCCCCTCTGCCGGAGTTTGAGCGGCTGTCAGACCTGCGCAAGATGGGGTATATGTTTCTCAACGGGGTGCTGCTGACACCAGCCTGTGCGCTGATCATCTTTGCTGGGGTCCCCTTGTATGATACCTATATCAAGGGAACCGCCCTGTTTTGCACGCCGTTTTACGCCGTTCCGCTGCAGGGGCCGAAGCTGTTGAGCGTCATCAGCACATTAGACGATCAACAATTGGGCGGCGTCATGATGAAGCTGGTCCAGGAAGTTACGTACGGATCAGCCCTAGCCTATATTTTCTTTCGCTGGTTCCGCCGGGAGCGCGAAGACGACCTGACGGATTTGGCTGATCCGCAAAAAGAGTAA
- a CDS encoding SCO family protein, which produces MTVKHHISRARKQTDALILLAAVALIGLLAYWLWWGVQGAKQRITLPDITLTTIDGEAYRLKQQAGPIRLLSFIYTRCPDICPATTIKMVELQQQLRKEGIFGKQAEFVTITIDPLNDTPDVLRKYAQALEIDTDGWAILRGSEDETSQITDAFQFYTEKLESGLVAHSSITYLIDQQNHIYKTYGMGGDFDPEQVRNDMENLIKEGSEQ; this is translated from the coding sequence GTGACGGTCAAACACCATATCAGCAGAGCGCGCAAACAAACGGATGCGCTGATACTGCTGGCGGCAGTGGCGCTGATTGGTCTGTTGGCCTATTGGCTCTGGTGGGGAGTTCAGGGAGCCAAGCAGCGGATCACATTGCCCGATATTACCCTGACCACCATCGATGGAGAGGCGTATCGATTAAAACAGCAGGCAGGACCCATTCGCCTGCTCTCGTTTATATATACACGCTGTCCGGACATCTGTCCAGCTACCACGATCAAGATGGTGGAGCTGCAGCAGCAGCTGCGCAAAGAAGGGATCTTTGGCAAGCAAGCAGAATTTGTGACGATCACGATTGATCCACTCAACGATACACCCGACGTGCTGAGGAAGTACGCCCAGGCGTTGGAAATCGACACCGACGGCTGGGCGATCTTGCGCGGATCGGAGGACGAGACCAGCCAAATCACGGATGCCTTTCAGTTTTATACGGAAAAACTGGAAAGTGGGCTGGTCGCTCACTCATCGATTACGTATCTGATCGATCAGCAGAACCACATCTACAAAACCTACGGGATGGGCGGCGACTTCGACCCAGAACAAGTACGAAACGATATGGAAAATCTGATAAAGGAAGGTAGCGAGCAATGA
- a CDS encoding FixH family protein: MKSWNRVWLAVAIMLLPACGKEEANLEVPVPIQVSSEINPSAPETGQPVTFSVTVKQGEATVDDAKEVRFELWQEGQEEHAFVDAKSKGDGVYEAEKSFAQPGTYHMMYHVTARGFHSMDKQQFSVMGAEGEQPEDQGKGDVSAGTGQEADHSEEHAAPGSEHQHSSGIAIHFLTSDEITAKQVNTFKAHIQQGEDSLREATVRFEYWRGDEEQHQFVDATEADPGVYQADVPISSPGVYTVVVHVEKGDQLHEHKEVTVQAK, from the coding sequence ATGAAATCATGGAACAGGGTCTGGCTGGCGGTGGCTATCATGCTGCTGCCGGCATGCGGCAAGGAAGAAGCAAATCTGGAAGTTCCCGTTCCGATTCAGGTATCAAGCGAAATCAATCCGTCAGCGCCTGAAACGGGACAGCCAGTCACGTTTTCTGTGACGGTGAAACAGGGAGAGGCAACAGTTGACGATGCCAAGGAGGTCCGCTTTGAACTGTGGCAAGAAGGGCAGGAGGAGCATGCGTTTGTCGATGCAAAAAGCAAAGGCGACGGCGTATACGAAGCAGAGAAGTCGTTCGCTCAACCGGGAACCTATCACATGATGTACCATGTGACGGCCAGAGGATTTCACAGCATGGACAAGCAGCAGTTTTCAGTCATGGGAGCAGAGGGAGAGCAGCCTGAGGACCAGGGGAAGGGGGATGTCTCAGCAGGTACAGGACAAGAAGCCGACCACAGCGAAGAGCATGCTGCCCCTGGATCGGAACATCAGCACAGTAGCGGAATCGCGATCCACTTCCTGACCAGCGACGAGATCACGGCCAAGCAGGTGAACACATTTAAGGCACATATCCAGCAAGGAGAGGATTCGCTCCGCGAAGCGACTGTTCGCTTTGAGTACTGGCGGGGAGATGAAGAGCAACACCAGTTTGTCGATGCGACAGAAGCAGACCCAGGCGTATACCAAGCTGACGTTCCCATCTCCTCACCGGGGGTTTATACCGTTGTTGTTCATGTGGAAAAGGGCGATCAACTGCATGAGCACAAAGAAGTGACCGTGCAGGCAAAGTAG
- a CDS encoding metallophosphoesterase family protein — protein MIIGVVADTHIAKPDRKLPEPLVAGLYGVDLIVHAGDWTTMQVYEQLACLAPVVGVYGNADDEEVKQHFKQKEVLRLEGYEIGVVHGDGKGKTTRRRALDAFAGESLDLLIFGHSHIPLLEPHGEILLFNPGSPTDKRRQPLYTYGLVELSDSLQVRHCSYAAKS, from the coding sequence ATGATCATCGGAGTTGTGGCTGATACCCATATCGCAAAACCCGACCGCAAACTGCCGGAGCCGCTCGTGGCCGGTTTATACGGAGTTGACCTGATTGTACATGCCGGAGATTGGACTACGATGCAGGTCTATGAACAGCTAGCGTGCTTGGCTCCTGTTGTCGGCGTATACGGAAATGCGGATGACGAGGAGGTAAAACAGCATTTTAAACAGAAAGAAGTGCTGCGGCTGGAAGGGTATGAGATCGGCGTCGTACACGGAGACGGAAAAGGGAAAACGACCCGCCGCAGAGCTCTAGACGCCTTCGCTGGAGAGTCTCTAGATTTGCTTATATTCGGTCATTCTCATATCCCGCTGCTGGAACCGCATGGAGAGATCTTGTTGTTTAATCCTGGCTCTCCGACCGACAAACGGAGACAGCCCTTGTATACGTACGGGCTGGTCGAATTGTCCGATTCGCTGCAGGTCCGGCACTGCTCGTATGCGGCCAAATCGTAG
- a CDS encoding mechanosensitive ion channel family protein, giving the protein MAAFDIPLLEEYLQWDYWSPYLSLLLNRSVMILLIIVLTWLALKARRILIARIFAFTRLDEKQKNTLESLLLSFTKYVFFIISFLMILSNLGLDIGPIIAGAGVLGLAVGFGAQTLVKDLITGFFIIFEDQFSVGDYVSINNGQINGTVESVGLRATKIRTWAQHVVVIQNSEIRISQNYNRERMRAIVSVTVPYETEPAEVEKAVHAVSEELLQTQSHLFIQDSSGHVLEPPQLYGITDVENNALGAKYTVVALVKDEHYWTAEKEMRKGLLRELKASGVTISYPRRIEMQDDPL; this is encoded by the coding sequence GTGGCAGCCTTTGACATCCCTTTGCTTGAAGAGTACCTGCAGTGGGACTACTGGTCCCCTTATCTATCGCTTTTACTCAATCGTTCTGTCATGATTCTTTTGATCATCGTGTTAACCTGGTTAGCGCTCAAAGCAAGAAGAATACTTATCGCTCGCATCTTTGCTTTTACCCGGCTGGACGAGAAGCAAAAAAACACATTGGAATCCCTCCTGCTTTCCTTTACCAAATATGTCTTCTTCATCATCTCGTTCTTGATGATCTTGAGCAACCTTGGACTGGATATCGGCCCGATCATTGCAGGGGCCGGCGTGCTTGGTTTGGCCGTAGGATTTGGAGCGCAAACGTTGGTCAAAGACTTGATCACAGGCTTTTTTATCATCTTTGAGGACCAGTTCTCCGTCGGTGATTATGTGAGTATTAACAATGGGCAGATTAATGGCACAGTAGAAAGTGTTGGACTTCGGGCGACCAAAATCCGCACCTGGGCTCAACACGTAGTCGTGATTCAAAACTCGGAGATTCGGATCAGTCAAAACTACAACCGTGAACGGATGCGAGCGATCGTGAGTGTCACGGTTCCCTATGAGACGGAGCCAGCCGAAGTAGAGAAGGCCGTGCATGCTGTCTCGGAGGAATTGCTGCAAACCCAGTCCCACCTGTTTATACAGGATAGTAGCGGCCATGTCTTGGAGCCGCCTCAACTATACGGGATCACGGATGTGGAAAACAACGCTCTCGGAGCGAAATATACGGTCGTCGCACTGGTAAAAGATGAACATTACTGGACAGCCGAAAAAGAGATGCGAAAGGGATTGCTGCGTGAACTGAAAGCAAGCGGTGTCACCATTTCTTATCCGCGGCGCATCGAGATGCAAGACGATCCGTTGTAG
- a CDS encoding substrate-binding domain-containing protein — MFREEGSSSREKLVSLCKIHNVHQPTVGLQMNGLHETIRSVMEGYGVAFVSSLEVKEYIARGDLAKVDVDGIELKNPISICTRKEDGLSTPALHFIEMVMNEIHNEFTF; from the coding sequence GTGTTTCGGGAAGAAGGTAGTTCTTCACGCGAAAAGTTAGTTTCGCTGTGTAAAATCCACAACGTACATCAGCCGACTGTTGGATTGCAGATGAATGGATTGCATGAAACCATTCGATCTGTTATGGAAGGGTATGGAGTTGCATTTGTTTCATCGTTAGAAGTGAAAGAATATATTGCCCGTGGCGATTTGGCAAAAGTAGATGTAGATGGAATTGAGTTGAAAAACCCTATCTCCATCTGCACAAGAAAAGAAGATGGCCTTTCGACGCCTGCACTTCATTTCATCGAAATGGTTATGAATGAGATTCATAATGAATTCACATTTTAA
- a CDS encoding SDR family oxidoreductase codes for MRNKPDNVHSGKRVAFLTGTSSGLGLLSAVALAQAGYHVIATMRNVQQHEQLLREATDVGVQQQIDCRQLDVTNRIAIQEVVSEILSHYGQIDVLVNNAGFALGGFVEEVSLDDWSEQMETNFFGLVAVTKAILPHMRARRQGTIINVSSISGQFGFPGYAPYVSSKYAVEGFSESLRLEMLPFGVHVVLVEPGAYKTSIWLKGFEQIGVSEYSPYRQRLAAILHYSRKSAETAGDPTEVARTIVRIAESRGPKLRYPVGKGVRSTIILKKLLPWKWIEAVVLSKLR; via the coding sequence ATGAGGAACAAACCAGATAACGTGCACAGTGGAAAACGGGTCGCTTTCCTGACCGGAACATCCAGCGGTTTGGGGTTGCTATCAGCAGTTGCACTGGCTCAAGCAGGCTATCATGTGATTGCCACCATGCGCAACGTACAGCAACATGAGCAACTTCTGAGAGAGGCAACAGACGTAGGCGTACAGCAGCAGATAGACTGCAGGCAGTTGGATGTAACTAATCGAATAGCGATTCAAGAGGTGGTGTCAGAGATTCTTTCGCACTATGGGCAGATTGACGTCCTCGTCAACAACGCGGGCTTTGCCCTTGGCGGTTTCGTAGAAGAAGTCTCTCTGGACGATTGGTCGGAGCAGATGGAGACCAACTTTTTCGGACTTGTAGCGGTGACGAAAGCGATTTTGCCTCATATGCGGGCCCGCAGGCAGGGAACAATCATCAATGTCAGCAGTATCAGCGGGCAATTCGGGTTTCCCGGATATGCGCCCTACGTCTCCTCTAAATACGCAGTAGAAGGATTTAGTGAATCCCTTCGTCTGGAAATGCTTCCATTTGGCGTGCATGTGGTACTGGTGGAACCGGGAGCATACAAAACGTCTATCTGGTTGAAAGGGTTTGAACAGATTGGGGTAAGCGAATATTCGCCCTATCGACAAAGACTGGCTGCTATTCTCCACTATTCACGCAAATCAGCGGAAACGGCAGGCGATCCGACTGAAGTGGCTCGCACGATAGTGCGGATCGCCGAAAGCCGTGGTCCAAAACTTCGCTATCCCGTCGGAAAAGGGGTAAGGTCCACAATCATCTTAAAGAAGCTCTTGCCGTGGAAGTGGATCGAAGCAGTGGTGCTGAGTAAGCTTCGCTGA
- a CDS encoding helix-turn-helix transcriptional regulator, producing the protein MSKSKRLIELMMTINRKRKFTTKELAAEFGVSVRTILRDLQELSELGVPLYSEVGPHGGYQVLHERMLPPIAFTEEEAVALFFACHALRHFSSLPFEAETNSALHKFFSYLPGDVKDRIDQMKNRVDLVQPTREQSTPYLSILLEAAIRQQIIQIEYDSRQGVSSRDIQPIGIYAKNGFWYCPAYCFARDDFRLFRADRIYSAAYSTSGLKPREFSAVNLANWESFVRKEQDWINLRVELSRDGVRRCQAELSPLPKLKIETDGTGILSGRIPRSEISYFAGFFMGLGKEAIVAEPAELVTQITQRMKEMIERYENHEEQTR; encoded by the coding sequence ATGTCCAAATCAAAACGGCTCATCGAGTTGATGATGACGATCAATCGAAAACGAAAGTTTACAACCAAAGAGCTGGCAGCTGAGTTCGGGGTTTCTGTTCGAACCATTCTGCGGGATTTGCAGGAATTAAGTGAACTGGGCGTGCCGCTCTACTCAGAAGTGGGGCCGCACGGCGGTTATCAGGTTCTGCATGAGCGCATGCTTCCCCCGATTGCCTTTACCGAAGAAGAAGCTGTGGCACTCTTTTTCGCCTGCCACGCCCTGCGGCATTTTTCATCACTCCCCTTTGAGGCAGAGACCAACTCTGCTCTGCACAAGTTTTTCTCCTATCTGCCTGGCGACGTGAAAGATCGTATCGATCAGATGAAAAATCGAGTGGATCTCGTGCAACCGACGCGGGAACAATCTACTCCGTATCTTTCGATTCTGCTGGAAGCAGCGATTCGCCAACAGATCATCCAGATTGAATACGATTCCCGCCAAGGTGTCTCCTCACGAGACATCCAACCGATCGGGATCTATGCCAAAAATGGTTTTTGGTACTGTCCCGCTTACTGCTTCGCGCGTGACGACTTCCGACTGTTCCGGGCCGACCGGATATACTCGGCAGCGTACAGCACATCTGGCTTAAAACCGCGGGAATTCTCTGCAGTCAACCTTGCCAATTGGGAATCGTTCGTGCGAAAGGAACAGGACTGGATCAATCTTCGCGTTGAACTAAGTCGGGATGGCGTACGCCGTTGCCAGGCAGAGCTGTCACCCTTGCCGAAACTGAAGATTGAAACAGATGGGACGGGTATACTCTCTGGTCGCATACCCAGGAGTGAAATCTCTTATTTTGCAGGATTTTTTATGGGGCTTGGCAAAGAAGCAATTGTAGCAGAACCTGCAGAGCTAGTCACGCAGATCACACAGCGGATGAAGGAAATGATCGAGAGGTATGAAAATCATGAGGAACAAACCAGATAA
- a CDS encoding DinB family protein, with protein sequence MSAVNEMKQMLFEELALIVRTSANLIRKVKPEEWNYRPVKEMRTLQELTEHLVAIPTVDLLILQEGSQVQVRQLESQFSAVDEAEQWIAAMERGVGELRAYMDSLSHDEFLHKMTTPFYLDHGTAQAKWLIEIVTHMQHHRAQLFTYMKQLGHEINMFDLYT encoded by the coding sequence ATGAGTGCAGTAAACGAGATGAAGCAAATGTTATTTGAGGAGCTTGCACTGATTGTGAGGACGTCGGCCAATCTGATCCGCAAGGTCAAGCCCGAGGAGTGGAACTATCGACCAGTCAAAGAGATGAGAACACTGCAGGAGCTAACAGAACATCTGGTAGCGATTCCTACTGTGGATTTGCTGATTCTCCAAGAAGGAAGTCAGGTTCAGGTACGTCAGTTAGAGAGTCAGTTCTCCGCCGTAGATGAAGCAGAGCAATGGATCGCTGCCATGGAGCGAGGTGTGGGAGAGCTTCGCGCCTATATGGATAGCTTGAGTCATGATGAGTTTCTGCATAAGATGACAACCCCGTTCTATCTCGACCACGGAACGGCTCAAGCGAAGTGGCTGATCGAGATCGTCACACACATGCAGCATCATCGTGCTCAACTTTTCACTTACATGAAACAGCTTGGACATGAGATCAACATGTTTGACTTGTATACGTGA
- a CDS encoding C40 family peptidase: MKKYVAATITAAFLLTTGFAPHSYAAAPDGQNNSGYQNAISYDEYLARKGDVAPPARTADPDTEETAPRVDEGASNNDEAAPKKEKAAPNTDTNAPKREKAPNTDATAPKKERAVSDNNGAKRTNQGSARDNVISAGLKYLKTPYEFGSSRSSKSTMDCSEFVMWAYREGAGLDLGRGSSRTQLKYVKQNGILLQDISQLKKGDLVFFMSHRGSNESDYSGINRQQQRVTHVAIYMGDNKLLHTFSKKAGGVKVTDFRGTAWELRFIAGGSLL, translated from the coding sequence ATGAAAAAGTACGTTGCTGCGACGATAACGGCAGCCTTTTTGTTAACAACCGGTTTTGCCCCGCATTCCTACGCGGCGGCCCCTGACGGCCAAAACAACTCTGGATACCAGAACGCTATTTCTTATGATGAGTACCTGGCACGAAAAGGAGACGTTGCTCCTCCAGCCAGAACGGCAGATCCCGACACAGAGGAGACAGCGCCCAGAGTGGACGAGGGGGCGTCCAACAATGACGAGGCCGCACCTAAAAAAGAAAAGGCAGCTCCTAATACCGACACAAATGCACCTAAAAGAGAGAAAGCGCCCAACACCGACGCAACTGCACCCAAAAAAGAGAGAGCTGTATCCGACAACAACGGTGCAAAGCGAACCAATCAAGGTTCTGCTCGCGATAACGTGATCAGTGCTGGGTTAAAGTACCTGAAAACGCCATATGAATTCGGCTCCTCCCGCTCTTCCAAGAGCACGATGGACTGCTCCGAATTCGTGATGTGGGCTTATCGTGAGGGAGCAGGACTGGATCTGGGCCGAGGCAGTTCGAGAACCCAGCTAAAGTACGTCAAACAAAACGGAATCTTGCTGCAAGATATCAGCCAGTTGAAAAAGGGCGACCTGGTGTTTTTCATGAGTCACAGAGGTTCCAATGAGTCCGATTACAGCGGGATCAATCGACAACAACAGCGTGTTACCCATGTGGCTATCTATATGGGGGACAACAAATTGCTGCACACCTTTAGTAAAAAAGCCGGTGGAGTCAAAGTAACTGATTTCCGGGGTACGGCTTGGGAGTTGCGGTTCATTGCAGGAGGCAGTCTGCTCTAG
- a CDS encoding LysR family transcriptional regulator, producing MELRQIQYFIEVAKREHVTEAAHNLHVAQSAVSRQIANLEAELGVPLFIREGRNVKLTSVGKILLEHAEIALNEIEKAKEKIGEYLDPERGIIRVGFASSLAANPLPTVISAFRARYPNIGFQLKQGAYKQLIESVIKGEIDLAFLGPVPTQEKDVRSHIFFAENIVALLPTRHPLAKQPSIRLNELQQDTFVLFPPDFILRNIVMNACAQVGFEPKVSFEGEDIDAIKGLVSAGLGVTLLPEVTLIDNVPRETVKIPISEPTVKRTVGIIIPNNRELPASEKLFYDFLKEFFSVLNKFSQ from the coding sequence ATGGAATTACGACAGATTCAATATTTCATTGAAGTGGCCAAGCGGGAACATGTTACGGAAGCAGCGCACAACCTGCATGTAGCCCAATCCGCAGTGAGCAGACAGATCGCCAATCTCGAAGCGGAACTGGGTGTGCCGCTCTTCATCCGGGAAGGCCGCAATGTCAAACTGACTTCTGTGGGAAAGATTCTTTTGGAGCATGCAGAGATTGCTCTCAACGAGATTGAGAAGGCTAAGGAGAAAATCGGAGAGTACCTGGACCCGGAACGCGGTATTATCCGGGTTGGGTTTGCCAGCAGTCTGGCCGCCAATCCGCTGCCCACCGTGATCTCTGCTTTTCGCGCCAGATATCCCAACATTGGCTTTCAATTGAAACAAGGCGCCTACAAACAACTGATCGAGTCGGTCATCAAAGGAGAGATCGACCTGGCTTTTTTAGGTCCCGTACCAACACAGGAAAAGGATGTTCGCAGTCACATCTTTTTTGCTGAAAACATCGTCGCCTTGCTCCCTACCAGGCATCCACTGGCAAAGCAACCGTCGATCCGCCTCAATGAACTGCAGCAGGATACGTTTGTACTGTTTCCACCCGATTTTATCCTGCGAAACATCGTGATGAACGCCTGTGCCCAGGTTGGTTTTGAACCAAAGGTATCATTTGAGGGAGAAGATATCGATGCGATCAAAGGGCTTGTATCTGCCGGCTTAGGCGTTACCCTCTTGCCGGAAGTAACACTGATTGACAACGTGCCCAGGGAAACGGTCAAGATCCCGATAAGCGAGCCTACCGTAAAGCGGACTGTGGGGATTATCATCCCTAACAACAGAGAACTACCGGCTTCCGAAAAACTGTTTTATGATTTTCTGAAAGAGTTTTTCTCCGTGCTGAACAAGTTTAGTCAATAA